One genomic window of Echinimonas agarilytica includes the following:
- a CDS encoding YjaG family protein — protein sequence MSFNHNLRDLSPKQQLAFAAAIAERMLPNYQLFSSRTDDDAHLKVRAILDTVWEHLTIRGSRIDFAKQAEKLQELVPDTVGDESLGSYLALDTSLAVDHCLQLLLQADDEQVVSISRLSRASVARFLEVTEPETAEGRLSEQPLMQYEHECQNEILAFVQAHESSPNDMKALRQMIKEQEVSSIGIER from the coding sequence ATGTCGTTCAATCATAATTTGCGCGATTTATCGCCTAAACAACAACTTGCTTTCGCTGCAGCAATCGCAGAGCGGATGCTACCCAACTACCAACTGTTTTCTTCACGCACGGATGATGATGCTCACCTCAAAGTACGCGCTATTTTAGACACCGTTTGGGAACACCTAACGATTCGAGGCAGCCGCATAGACTTTGCCAAGCAGGCCGAAAAACTGCAGGAGCTAGTCCCCGACACTGTTGGCGATGAAAGTCTTGGCAGTTATCTGGCGCTCGATACGTCACTTGCAGTTGATCATTGCCTGCAGTTGCTACTGCAAGCCGACGATGAACAAGTTGTCAGTATTAGTCGTTTGTCACGGGCAAGTGTCGCGCGATTTTTAGAAGTCACTGAACCAGAAACAGCCGAAGGACGTTTATCAGAGCAACCGCTCATGCAATACGAGCACGAATGCCAAAACGAAATTCTTGCCTTTGTTCAAGCACACGAGTCGTCACCCAACGACATGAAGGCCTTGCGTCAAATGATAAAAGAACAAGAAGTGAGCAGCATTGGTATTGAACGATAG
- a CDS encoding efflux RND transporter periplasmic adaptor subunit: protein MKRLIIALLILAVAAAVYWRYDQNKATQERARGIPSVVAQLPVSIEMADKFEALGTLLANNNIEVTANTTEKVVAVSFVDGQSVQKGDVLVELQSAEQFAQLQAARVNLAEQEREYRRIEDLVRKRTVASSELDRLQSSIDTAKARIDEAQANLNDRIIRAPFSGQLGFRQISNGALITPGTVITTLDDISVLKLDFQIPEHFLSTIQAGTEISAISDAYLGREFKGTVTTLSSRIDPVTRSLSVRARLENTDGLLRPGMLMKVEVIRARKSVLAIPEQAIVMLQNKQFVFVVDADGNALQKDVSTGMRQNGLVEVIQGLEASDSVITEGRLKVRNGGKVTLQEETWRGVTP, encoded by the coding sequence ATGAAGCGGCTTATTATCGCATTACTGATTCTTGCCGTAGCCGCCGCTGTGTATTGGCGCTACGACCAAAATAAAGCAACTCAAGAACGCGCTCGCGGCATTCCCTCTGTGGTTGCTCAACTGCCTGTCAGCATTGAAATGGCCGACAAATTTGAGGCGCTTGGCACGTTGTTGGCCAACAATAATATCGAAGTGACAGCCAATACCACAGAGAAAGTCGTCGCCGTGTCTTTTGTTGATGGGCAGTCTGTGCAAAAAGGCGATGTATTAGTGGAATTACAAAGCGCAGAGCAATTTGCTCAATTGCAAGCTGCTCGGGTTAACCTTGCAGAGCAAGAGCGTGAATATCGACGAATTGAAGACTTAGTCCGCAAACGGACTGTTGCCAGTTCCGAGCTCGACCGTTTGCAGAGCTCTATTGATACTGCAAAGGCACGCATCGACGAGGCTCAAGCGAACCTAAATGACCGCATCATCCGGGCACCATTTAGCGGTCAGTTAGGCTTTCGCCAAATCAGTAATGGAGCCTTGATCACTCCAGGTACGGTGATCACCACGCTCGATGACATCAGCGTGTTGAAGCTAGACTTCCAAATCCCAGAACATTTCTTATCCACCATTCAAGCAGGCACCGAGATATCGGCCATATCTGATGCGTACTTAGGCCGAGAATTCAAAGGCACCGTCACCACCCTGTCATCACGAATTGATCCCGTGACGCGCTCATTAAGCGTGCGTGCTCGACTTGAAAACACCGACGGCTTATTGCGCCCCGGAATGCTCATGAAAGTCGAAGTGATTCGTGCCCGAAAATCTGTTCTCGCAATACCGGAGCAGGCCATTGTGATGCTGCAAAACAAGCAATTTGTATTTGTGGTTGATGCCGATGGAAATGCTCTTCAAAAAGACGTGAGCACCGGCATGCGACAAAATGGGCTGGTTGAAGTTATTCAAGGGTTAGAGGCGTCTGACTCAGTGATCACTGAAGGACGACTCAAAGTTCGCAACGGCGGTAAAGTGACCCTGCAAGAGGAAACTTGGCGCGGAGTCACCCCATGA
- a CDS encoding efflux RND transporter permease subunit → MILTDISVKRPVFASVLSLLLLAFGLVSFDKLPLREYPDIDAPVVSVSTNYRGASASVVESRITKRIEDRISGVEGIKNIISSSQDGRSQITIEFDIERDIDAAANDIRERVSRILNNLPDEADPPEVSKAGADDDTIMWLNLTSDRMDTLELTDYAERYLVDRFSVINGVGRVRVGGGLNYSLRIWLDRTALAARDLTVNDIEDALRRENVELPAGNIESQNMMFTVRIKRAYETAEQFSNLVVDQGDNDYLVRLRDVAKVEIGPEENRISFRGNGSPMIGLGITKQSTANTLEVAIATRELTADINKTLPEGMELIASYDSSVFIERSIDEVYQTLFIAMGLVILVILLFLGNVRATLIPALTVPVSLMGTFIILYMLGFTINLLTLLAMILAIGMVVDDAIVMLENIHRRIEEGETPLVAAFLGARQVSFAVVATTLVLIAVFLPITFLDGDLGKLFTEFAVAMSAAVAFSSIVALTLSPMMCSKLLKANDKPSWLTRKMDGFMEKLRLSYQATLERRIRQPIITVVTIVIALVAVASLFNLIPGEFTPKEDRGAFFLVVNSHEGATFTYSKAYMDEIETRLMPMVERGDIRRLLIRAPRSFGSSSDFSGGFAILVLNDWDNRPSAWKLMGEVQQRIGDLAGVRAFPIMRQALGGGVGKPVQFVIGGGDYDELARWRDIMLAEARKNPGLIGLDHDYKETKPQLRVVVDTQRAGDLGVTIADIGRTLETMQGSRVVTTFQQRGEEYDVILEGDRAVQSSPSDISNIYVRSDRTKALVPLSNLVTIEEFADASSLNRYNRMRAVTLEANLADGYTLGEAIDSLNELAERYLPADAVISYKGQSQDYEESGGSIYFVFALALVVVFLVLAAQFESYVHPLVIMLTVPLAIFGALLGLYLFGQSLNIYSQIGIIMLIGLAAKNGILIVEFTNQLRDQGRPFERAIVEAAGQRLRPILMTGVTTALGALPLVLSSGAGSETRIVIGVVVLTGIIVATLFTLLIVPSIYALLARHTGSPDDVSNELEHQLNQNKMANTPSDRAP, encoded by the coding sequence ATGATCCTAACAGATATATCGGTAAAACGACCTGTTTTTGCCTCGGTGCTGAGCTTATTGCTATTGGCCTTTGGCTTGGTTTCTTTCGACAAATTACCATTGCGCGAATACCCCGATATTGATGCGCCGGTCGTGTCAGTCTCCACCAATTATCGCGGCGCATCTGCTTCAGTTGTGGAATCACGAATCACCAAGCGCATCGAAGATCGAATTAGCGGTGTGGAGGGCATTAAAAACATTATTTCAAGCTCTCAAGACGGTCGTTCTCAAATCACCATTGAGTTTGATATTGAACGCGACATTGATGCCGCAGCCAACGACATCCGAGAACGCGTATCTCGTATTTTAAATAACTTACCCGATGAAGCCGATCCACCTGAAGTGTCTAAGGCCGGAGCCGATGATGACACCATCATGTGGCTCAACCTGACCAGTGACCGAATGGACACTCTTGAGCTGACCGATTACGCCGAGCGGTATTTGGTAGACAGGTTCAGTGTGATCAACGGTGTTGGGCGTGTTCGAGTGGGCGGCGGTCTGAACTATTCATTACGAATATGGCTAGATCGCACCGCACTTGCTGCTCGAGATCTGACCGTTAACGATATTGAAGACGCACTGCGCCGCGAAAACGTTGAATTGCCTGCTGGGAATATCGAATCTCAAAATATGATGTTTACCGTGCGTATCAAGCGCGCTTATGAAACCGCTGAGCAGTTCTCGAACCTAGTGGTCGATCAGGGTGACAATGATTACCTCGTGCGTTTACGCGATGTTGCCAAAGTAGAAATTGGACCGGAAGAAAATCGAATATCGTTTCGGGGCAATGGTTCGCCCATGATTGGCCTTGGCATTACTAAGCAATCCACCGCGAATACACTAGAAGTTGCCATTGCCACACGCGAACTCACTGCTGATATCAATAAAACGTTGCCCGAAGGCATGGAGCTCATCGCTAGTTACGATTCAAGCGTCTTTATTGAGCGCTCCATCGATGAGGTGTATCAAACCTTATTTATCGCAATGGGGCTGGTGATCCTCGTCATTCTTCTGTTTTTGGGGAATGTCCGAGCTACACTCATCCCCGCATTAACTGTTCCAGTGTCGTTGATGGGTACCTTCATCATTTTATATATGCTGGGCTTCACCATTAACTTGCTTACCCTGCTGGCAATGATTTTAGCCATTGGGATGGTCGTTGATGACGCGATCGTCATGCTTGAGAATATTCATCGACGCATTGAGGAAGGCGAAACGCCTCTAGTGGCTGCGTTCTTAGGCGCCCGACAAGTGTCGTTTGCGGTGGTTGCAACCACCTTAGTACTGATTGCAGTATTCTTGCCCATTACATTTTTAGATGGCGATTTGGGCAAGCTATTCACCGAATTTGCCGTGGCAATGTCCGCAGCGGTTGCGTTTTCAAGCATTGTTGCGCTGACGTTGTCGCCCATGATGTGTTCGAAATTGCTCAAAGCCAACGATAAACCCAGTTGGCTTACACGTAAAATGGATGGCTTCATGGAGAAGCTGCGCTTGAGCTATCAAGCCACACTTGAGCGCCGTATTCGACAGCCTATCATCACAGTCGTCACCATCGTCATCGCCTTAGTTGCCGTGGCAAGTTTGTTTAATTTGATACCCGGAGAGTTCACGCCCAAAGAAGATCGGGGCGCATTCTTTCTGGTAGTAAATTCCCACGAAGGCGCAACCTTCACCTACAGCAAAGCCTATATGGATGAAATCGAAACTCGACTCATGCCAATGGTTGAGCGAGGTGACATTCGAAGATTACTCATTCGCGCGCCGCGCTCATTCGGCTCGTCCTCTGATTTTTCAGGCGGTTTCGCCATTTTAGTGTTGAACGACTGGGACAACCGCCCAAGCGCATGGAAACTTATGGGTGAAGTCCAACAACGCATTGGCGATCTGGCAGGCGTGCGTGCATTCCCCATTATGCGACAAGCATTAGGCGGAGGAGTCGGCAAGCCGGTTCAATTCGTGATTGGCGGCGGTGACTATGATGAGCTAGCACGCTGGCGCGATATCATGCTGGCTGAAGCACGCAAGAACCCCGGATTAATCGGGCTTGACCACGATTACAAAGAAACCAAACCTCAGCTCCGTGTGGTGGTCGACACTCAACGTGCAGGCGATTTAGGTGTGACCATTGCAGACATAGGCCGCACTCTGGAAACCATGCAGGGTTCGCGCGTTGTCACCACATTCCAGCAACGTGGTGAGGAGTACGATGTTATTCTAGAAGGCGATCGCGCCGTTCAGAGCAGTCCGTCTGATATCAGCAATATTTATGTCCGAAGTGATCGCACCAAAGCCCTAGTACCGCTCTCAAACTTGGTCACAATTGAAGAGTTTGCCGACGCATCGTCACTCAATCGCTACAATCGCATGAGGGCCGTCACGCTTGAAGCCAACTTAGCCGACGGTTATACCTTAGGTGAAGCCATTGATTCTTTGAATGAACTAGCTGAACGCTACTTACCTGCCGATGCGGTGATTAGTTACAAAGGGCAATCACAGGACTACGAAGAGTCTGGGGGGTCTATTTACTTTGTATTCGCTCTCGCTCTGGTGGTGGTGTTCCTGGTGTTAGCCGCTCAATTTGAAAGCTATGTGCACCCACTTGTGATCATGCTCACCGTACCGTTAGCGATATTTGGTGCTCTTTTGGGTCTGTATTTATTTGGGCAGTCCCTTAATATTTACAGCCAAATCGGCATCATCATGCTCATCGGGTTGGCCGCCAAGAATGGTATTTTAATTGTTGAGTTTACCAACCAATTAAGAGATCAGGGTCGTCCCTTCGAGCGGGCTATTGTCGAAGCGGCGGGCCAGCGACTTCGGCCTATTTTGATGACCGGTGTCACCACTGCACTTGGCGCGTTGCCATTAGTACTAAGCTCAGGTGCGGGCAGTGAAACACGAATTGTGATTGGTGTTGTAGTATTAACCGGCATTATCGTGGCCACCCTCTTCACCTTGCTCATTGTGCCATCGATTTATGCCTTACTTGCACGCCATACAGGTTCGCCAGATGACGTCAGCAATGAATTGGAACATCAGTTAAACCAAAACAAAATGGCCAACACACCATCAGATCGAGCGCCTTAA
- the rsmD gene encoding 16S rRNA (guanine(966)-N(2))-methyltransferase RsmD gives MAKSSGQIRIIAGQWRGRRLPVRDVAGLRPTTDRQKETLFNWLQGSLDGAHILDLYAGAGGLGFEAMSRYGASLVAVERDKQVVQQLKANAGLLKSDAIEVVCADVLDFLKGASRRFDVVFIDPPFRKALVAPTLALLKPWLADDAWIYMEAEAELPMPLLPADFELYRDKVAGQSHGYLYQFERTAN, from the coding sequence ATGGCGAAGAGTAGCGGACAAATTCGAATTATTGCAGGTCAATGGCGCGGACGGCGTTTACCGGTGCGCGATGTAGCCGGATTGCGCCCAACCACGGACCGCCAAAAAGAAACACTTTTTAATTGGCTGCAGGGATCCCTTGATGGTGCTCATATACTTGATTTGTATGCGGGGGCAGGTGGTTTAGGCTTTGAAGCCATGTCACGTTATGGTGCTTCACTTGTTGCTGTTGAGCGAGACAAGCAGGTGGTGCAGCAACTTAAAGCGAACGCGGGATTGCTGAAGTCGGATGCAATTGAAGTTGTTTGCGCAGACGTATTGGACTTTTTAAAGGGCGCATCGCGACGTTTTGATGTGGTGTTTATCGATCCGCCGTTTCGCAAAGCGTTAGTTGCGCCTACTTTGGCATTGCTAAAGCCTTGGTTAGCTGATGATGCGTGGATATACATGGAAGCGGAGGCGGAGTTGCCGATGCCTCTATTACCTGCCGATTTTGAGCTGTATCGAGATAAAGTAGCCGGCCAATCGCACGGCTACTTGTATCAATTTGAGCGAACTGCCAATTAA
- the ftsY gene encoding signal recognition particle-docking protein FtsY, producing the protein MAKSRKKGLFSWFGKSKQTEQVQNTPEVEETIESTDTIETVETESSSTSEPVVETHTETLEKQPEPTQLSEPEPEPEPEPEPEPEPEPEPEPEPEPEPEPEPEPEPEPEPEPSKKPGFFARLRQGLSKTRSNIGSGFFSLFAGKKIDDDLYEELETQLLMADVGVDTTTKLIDNLTQQAKRKEMTDGEALYEVLKSQLSELLQEVNQPIDMNQTDGPFVILMVGVNGVGKTTTIGKLAKQFQNQGKQVMLAAGDTFRAAAVEQLQVWGQRNNVPVIAQHTGADSASVIFDAYQAAKSRGADVLIADTAGRLQNKAHLMEELIKIVRVMKKIDANAPHEVMLTLDAGTGQNALSQTQLFNDAIGLTGLTLSKLDGTAKGGVIFAIADKFKIPIRYIGVGEGIDDLRQFDANDFVSALFNKDDNETTE; encoded by the coding sequence ATGGCAAAATCGCGCAAAAAAGGATTGTTCTCCTGGTTTGGCAAAAGCAAACAAACAGAGCAAGTACAAAACACTCCAGAAGTGGAAGAAACAATTGAGTCAACGGACACCATTGAGACTGTTGAAACAGAGTCATCTTCAACCTCTGAACCTGTTGTGGAAACACATACTGAAACTTTAGAGAAACAGCCTGAACCGACTCAGCTCTCAGAGCCAGAGCCAGAGCCAGAGCCAGAGCCAGAGCCAGAGCCAGAGCCAGAGCCAGAGCCAGAGCCAGAGCCAGAGCCAGAGCCAGAGCCAGAGCCAGAGCCAGAGCCAGAGCCAGAGCCAGAGCCAAGCAAAAAGCCTGGTTTTTTCGCTCGCCTACGTCAAGGGCTAAGTAAAACTCGTTCCAATATTGGTAGCGGTTTCTTTAGCCTATTTGCGGGCAAGAAGATCGACGACGATCTTTATGAAGAATTAGAAACACAATTGCTTATGGCAGATGTAGGCGTCGATACCACCACTAAATTGATCGACAACCTCACTCAACAAGCCAAGCGCAAAGAAATGACTGACGGTGAAGCCTTGTACGAGGTCCTCAAAAGTCAGCTCAGTGAATTGCTGCAAGAAGTGAATCAACCGATTGATATGAACCAAACCGACGGCCCATTTGTGATTTTAATGGTGGGCGTCAATGGCGTGGGTAAAACCACCACCATTGGTAAGCTGGCCAAGCAATTTCAAAATCAAGGCAAACAAGTGATGTTGGCCGCGGGTGACACCTTCCGCGCCGCAGCTGTTGAACAGTTGCAAGTTTGGGGGCAACGCAACAACGTACCTGTCATTGCCCAACATACCGGTGCCGACAGTGCCTCGGTTATCTTTGATGCCTATCAAGCCGCTAAATCTCGTGGCGCAGATGTGCTGATTGCCGACACTGCAGGTCGCTTGCAAAACAAAGCTCACTTAATGGAAGAGCTCATTAAGATTGTACGTGTGATGAAAAAAATTGATGCCAATGCCCCGCATGAAGTCATGCTCACGCTAGATGCAGGTACAGGGCAAAATGCACTATCGCAAACTCAGCTATTTAACGACGCCATTGGCCTGACAGGTTTAACATTAAGTAAACTCGACGGCACAGCAAAAGGTGGCGTTATCTTTGCCATCGCCGACAAGTTTAAGATCCCCATTCGCTACATTGGTGTTGGCGAGGGCATTGATGATTTGCGTCAGTTCGACGCAAATGATTTTGTTTCTGCACTGTTTAACAAAGACGATAACGAAACCACGGAATGA
- the ftsE gene encoding cell division ATP-binding protein FtsE — MIRFDNVDKVYASGHQALNNVSFHLKKGEMAFLTGHSGAGKSTLLKLIALLERPTRGNVFINGHSLNTVNRKQVPFVRRDIGIIFQDHRLLMERTVFDNVALPLVIEGYPHLETRRRVAAALDKVGLLGKERLFPTMLSGGEQQRVGIARAVVNKPPIILADEPTGNLDPHLSVEILKLFEEFNRVDVAVLVATHDLGLIARMRYRTLTIKGGYLTNDGLSSESAL; from the coding sequence ATGATTCGCTTCGATAATGTCGACAAGGTCTATGCTTCGGGCCATCAAGCACTAAACAATGTTAGCTTTCACTTAAAGAAAGGTGAAATGGCGTTTTTAACCGGACACTCGGGCGCCGGTAAAAGCACATTGCTTAAATTGATTGCACTGTTGGAACGCCCAACACGCGGCAATGTGTTTATTAATGGCCACAGCCTAAATACGGTCAACCGTAAGCAGGTGCCCTTTGTAAGGCGCGACATTGGCATTATCTTTCAGGATCATCGTTTGCTCATGGAGCGCACCGTTTTTGACAACGTTGCGCTACCGCTTGTGATTGAAGGCTACCCTCACTTGGAAACGCGCCGTCGCGTAGCAGCTGCACTCGATAAGGTCGGCTTGCTGGGCAAAGAGCGTTTGTTTCCAACCATGTTATCGGGCGGCGAACAACAACGTGTGGGTATTGCCCGTGCTGTGGTGAATAAACCCCCTATTATTTTAGCGGATGAGCCAACAGGTAATCTCGACCCGCACCTATCGGTAGAAATTCTCAAATTGTTTGAGGAATTTAATCGCGTGGATGTGGCTGTATTGGTTGCCACCCACGACCTTGGGTTAATTGCGCGTATGCGCTATCGCACCCTGACGATTAAAGGCGGGTATTTAACCAATGACGGGCTATCGTCGGAGTCGGCATTATGA
- the ftsX gene encoding permease-like cell division protein FtsX, which translates to MSLLFERRGEGATERKISRVQKLISWWISHLRQATSSLGDLWRTPAPSLMTILVLGFSLSLPASLYIVNKNGQRVAAQWENPAQISVFLKKNQSTDDIQRLVNDLATWTEVKKVEWLSKDDALMEFKETSGFGNALNYLDENPLPDVLVISPISSEQGTEHAEALLNELTSLPAVAMAKLDIQWLERLNAMVGLLENTFSGLATLLCLSVILIIGNTIRLSILSRRTEIEVMKLVGATDPFIQRPFLYAGVWYGVFGAFLSWIVIALLLWWLESAVNELTRLYDYPIQLSGLTLSESLLLIVIAASMGLMGSWLSVRQHIRAIEPV; encoded by the coding sequence ATGAGTTTGCTATTTGAACGACGCGGCGAAGGTGCAACCGAGCGTAAAATCTCGAGGGTTCAAAAGCTCATCTCTTGGTGGATAAGTCACCTACGACAAGCCACCTCCAGCCTCGGTGACTTATGGCGCACCCCAGCCCCTTCATTGATGACAATTCTGGTGTTGGGATTCAGTCTTTCACTGCCTGCTTCGCTTTATATTGTGAATAAGAATGGTCAACGTGTGGCTGCTCAGTGGGAAAATCCAGCTCAGATATCCGTTTTCCTTAAGAAAAATCAAAGCACCGACGACATTCAGCGACTCGTGAATGATTTGGCCACATGGACCGAAGTTAAAAAAGTCGAGTGGCTCAGCAAAGATGATGCACTGATGGAATTTAAAGAAACCTCAGGCTTTGGTAACGCACTCAACTATTTAGATGAAAACCCGCTGCCGGATGTATTGGTGATTTCACCCATTTCATCAGAGCAAGGCACGGAGCATGCAGAGGCATTACTCAATGAATTGACAAGCTTACCCGCGGTGGCGATGGCTAAGCTCGATATTCAGTGGTTAGAACGACTCAACGCAATGGTCGGTTTACTAGAAAACACCTTTTCGGGCTTAGCAACACTGTTGTGTTTGTCGGTTATTTTAATCATTGGGAACACCATTCGATTGTCGATCTTAAGTCGCAGAACCGAAATTGAAGTAATGAAACTGGTAGGCGCTACAGACCCATTCATTCAACGTCCGTTCCTATACGCTGGTGTTTGGTATGGTGTATTCGGTGCGTTTTTGTCGTGGATCGTCATCGCATTACTGTTATGGTGGCTCGAAAGTGCGGTGAATGAACTTACCCGCCTGTACGACTATCCCATCCAACTATCCGGTCTAACACTCTCAGAAAGCTTGTTACTTATTGTGATCGCAGCAAGCATGGGCTTAATGGGTTCTTGGCTCTCTGTGCGGCAGCATATCCGCGCAATTGAGCCCGTTTAA
- the rpoH gene encoding RNA polymerase sigma factor RpoH, whose amino-acid sequence MSISSNMSLTTIPQGGLDGYVSAVNGMPMLTVEEERGLAEELQETGSLEAARQLVMSHLRFVVHVARGYSGYGLPQADLIQEGTVGLMKAVKRFDPTVGVRLVSFAVHWIKAEIHEFVLRNWRIVKVATTKAQRKLFFNLRKNKKRLGWFSQDEIQTVAEALGVSTREVVEMESRMSSQDQAFDLGSDDDDNGSTNFAPVLYLEDKSSDVADIVENSNWEKHAYGKLSNALSELDERSQDIVRSRWLDEDNKTTLQELAGKYGVSAERVRQLEKNAMKKLKIAMAG is encoded by the coding sequence ATGAGTATTTCTTCAAACATGTCATTAACGACGATTCCACAGGGCGGCCTTGACGGTTATGTCTCAGCAGTGAACGGGATGCCTATGCTGACCGTTGAAGAGGAACGCGGCTTGGCTGAAGAGTTACAAGAGACGGGTTCATTAGAAGCTGCACGTCAGCTAGTAATGTCTCATCTTCGTTTTGTAGTCCATGTTGCACGTGGATACTCAGGCTATGGCTTACCGCAAGCAGACCTTATTCAAGAAGGTACTGTTGGCCTCATGAAGGCTGTAAAACGATTTGATCCGACTGTTGGAGTCCGCTTGGTTAGTTTTGCCGTGCATTGGATCAAAGCTGAAATTCACGAGTTTGTATTGCGCAACTGGCGTATCGTGAAGGTCGCAACTACCAAGGCACAACGTAAATTGTTCTTCAACCTTCGCAAGAATAAAAAACGTTTGGGTTGGTTTAGCCAAGATGAGATTCAAACCGTCGCCGAAGCGCTCGGTGTTTCAACCCGCGAAGTGGTTGAAATGGAATCACGCATGAGCTCTCAAGATCAAGCATTCGATCTCGGCAGTGATGACGACGACAACGGCTCAACAAACTTTGCTCCGGTGCTTTATCTAGAAGATAAATCCTCTGATGTGGCGGATATTGTTGAAAACAGCAACTGGGAAAAGCATGCCTACGGTAAGCTTTCAAACGCACTGAGTGAGTTAGACGAACGTAGCCAAGATATCGTTCGCTCTCGTTGGTTAGACGAAGACAATAAAACCACGTTGCAAGAGCTTGCCGGTAAATACGGCGTTTCTGCAGAGCGAGTGCGTCAGCTAGAAAAGAACGCAATGAAAAAGCTCAAAATAGCGATGGCAGGATAA
- a CDS encoding acetyl-CoA sensor PanZ family protein — protein MRLTISPLTQLTPEVFSDLNKLSFATDEATSLTWLEQALAQDSAQLWIATFNDKCIGLVLLEQDGQEYWLNYIEVREATRQRGVGTFLLQQALLQLPKGSVVKAECPETSSIAKFLKHMVWTQYNPGSWSFQLD, from the coding sequence ATGCGTTTGACGATTTCGCCACTCACACAGCTTACACCAGAGGTGTTTTCAGATCTGAATAAGTTGTCGTTTGCCACAGATGAAGCTACGTCGCTCACTTGGTTGGAGCAAGCATTAGCGCAAGATTCGGCACAGTTATGGATCGCGACCTTTAATGATAAATGCATCGGTTTAGTCTTACTTGAGCAAGATGGTCAAGAATACTGGCTCAATTACATTGAAGTGCGCGAAGCTACGCGCCAGCGAGGCGTAGGAACCTTTCTATTGCAGCAGGCGCTTTTGCAGTTACCGAAAGGCAGCGTAGTGAAGGCGGAATGCCCTGAAACATCGTCCATCGCGAAATTTTTAAAGCACATGGTGTGGACGCAATATAATCCGGGCTCTTGGTCATTTCAGCTGGACTAA
- a CDS encoding YkgJ family cysteine cluster protein, whose translation MKTKEQPFQCRAGCGACCIVPSISSAIPGMPEGKPAGTRCIQLNEQNMCKLFGLPERPAVCLRFYADIDTCGTQHEHAFAILDRLESDTQ comes from the coding sequence ATGAAAACTAAAGAACAACCATTTCAATGCCGAGCTGGCTGCGGTGCTTGCTGCATTGTACCTTCTATTAGCTCTGCGATCCCAGGAATGCCTGAGGGCAAACCCGCAGGCACCCGCTGCATACAACTGAACGAACAAAATATGTGCAAACTTTTTGGTTTACCTGAACGGCCTGCAGTATGCTTACGTTTTTATGCCGATATAGACACATGCGGTACGCAACACGAGCATGCTTTTGCTATTCTTGACCGGCTGGAAAGCGATACCCAATGA